Proteins encoded by one window of Nicotiana tabacum cultivar K326 chromosome 10, ASM71507v2, whole genome shotgun sequence:
- the LOC107803515 gene encoding large ribosomal subunit protein uL3-like: MSHRKFEHPRHGSLGFLPRKRAARHRGKVKAFPKDDQSKPCKLTAFLGYKAGMTHIVRDVEKPGSKLHKKETCEAVTIIETPPMVIVGVVGYVTTPRGLRCLNTVWAQHLSEELKRRFYKNWCKSKKKAFLKYSKKYETDEGKKDIQAQLEKLKKYSSVIRVLAHTQIRKMKGLKQKKAHLMEIQVNGGTIAQKVDYAYGFFEKQVPVDAIFQKDEMIDIIGVTKGKGYEGVVTRWGVTRLPRKTHRGLRKVACIGAWHPARVSYTVARAGQNGYHHRTEMNKKVYKLGKAGQESHAAITDFDRTEKDITPMGGFPHYGVVKEDYLLIKGCCVGPKKRVVTLRQSLLNQTSRVALEEIKLKFIDTSSKFGHGRFQTTQEKQKFYGRLKA; this comes from the exons ATGTCTCATAGGAAGTTTGAGCACCCAAGACACGGGTCTTTGGGCTTTCTGCCCAGAAAGAGAGCTGCTCGTCACAGGGGAAAGG tGAAGGCATTCCCTAAGGATGATCAAAGCAAACCCTGCAAGCTGACAGCCTTCTTGGGTTACAAGGCTGGAATGACCCACATTGTGAGAGATGTAGAAAAACCTGGATCAA AACTCCACAAGAAAGAAACATGTGAAGCAGTCACTATAATTGAAACACCCCCAATGGTGATAGTTGGTGTTGTTGGATATGTTACGACACCTCGTGGCCTGCGTTGCCTCAACACTGTTTGGGCTCAGCATCTCAGTGAAGAGTTAAAGAGGAGGTTCTACAAGAATTGGTGCAAGTCCAAGAAGAAGGCCTTTTTGAAGTACTCAAAGAAATACGAGACTGATGAAGGTAAAAAAGATATCCAGGCGCAGTTGGAGAAACTGAAGAAGTATTCTTCAGTCATCCGTGTGTTGGCTCACACTCAG ATAAGGAAGATGAAGGGGCTGAAACAGAAGAAAGCACATTTGATGGAAATTCAGGTGAATGGTGGGACTATTGCCCAAAAGGTTGACTATGCATATGGTTTCTTTGAGAAGCAGGTACCAGTTGATGCTATTTTCCAGAAGGATGAGATGATCGACATCATTGGTGTTACCAAGGGTAAGGGTTATGAAGGTGTCGTAACACGTTGGGGTGTGACACGTCTTCCTCGCAAAACCCATAGGGGTCTTCGTAAAGTTGCTTGTATTGGTGCTTGGCACCCTGCTAGAGTTTCCTACACAGTTGCCCGTGCTGGTCAAAACGGATATCATCACCGTACTGAGATGAACAAGAAGGTTTACAAGCTTGGCAAAGCTGGGCAAGAGTCACATGCAGCTATTACCGACTTTGACAG GACTGAGAAAGACATCACACCTATGGGTGGATTTCCCCATTATGGTGTGGTGAAGGAAGATTACCTGTTGATCAAGGGATGCTGTGTAGGTCCTAAGAAGAGGGTTGTTACCCTTCGTCAATCACTTCTCAACCAGACTTCTCGTGTTGCTCTTGAGGAGATTAAGCTCAAGTTCATTGACACATCCTCAAAGTTTGGACATGGTCGCTTCCAGACCACCCAGGAGAAGCAGAAGTTCTATGGTCGGTTGAAGGCTTGA